Proteins encoded by one window of Solidesulfovibrio sp.:
- the infC gene encoding translation initiation factor IF-3, translated as MTSAPSSEPRCNHRIRAREVRVIADDGAQVGIIPTSEALRMAQEKGLDLVEVAPNADPPVCRIMDFGRFKYQQQKKLQEARKKATTVQLKEIKVRPKTDEHDYQTKLKHIRRFLEEGDRCKVTVFFRGREIVHKDRGQVILARVVVDLGELAKVEQEPRTEGRMMTMLLAPQVKKTPAPA; from the coding sequence ATAACTTCCGCTCCCAGTAGTGAACCCCGGTGCAACCACCGGATCCGGGCCCGCGAAGTGCGGGTGATCGCCGACGACGGCGCCCAGGTGGGCATCATCCCCACCAGCGAGGCGTTGCGCATGGCGCAGGAGAAGGGGCTCGACCTCGTCGAGGTCGCGCCGAATGCCGATCCGCCCGTGTGCAGGATCATGGACTTCGGCCGCTTCAAGTACCAGCAGCAGAAAAAGCTGCAGGAAGCGCGCAAGAAGGCGACCACGGTCCAGCTCAAGGAGATCAAGGTCCGCCCGAAGACCGACGAGCACGATTACCAGACCAAGCTCAAGCACATCCGCCGCTTCCTGGAAGAGGGGGATCGTTGCAAGGTCACGGTGTTTTTCCGCGGCCGCGAAATCGTGCACAAGGACCGGGGCCAGGTCATCCTGGCCCGGGTGGTCGTGGATCTGGGGGAACTGGCCAAGGTGGAGCAGGAACCGCGTACCGAAGGCCGCATGATGACCATGCTGCTCGCCCCGCAAGTCAAGAAAACCCCGGCGCCCGCCTAG
- the pheS gene encoding phenylalanine--tRNA ligase subunit alpha: MGNGPTLVAELEGLVGECAARLDQALTLEDLEAIRVAFLGRKGRLAGLMAQLPALDADARRDAGRVANTVKQSLTGLYDARLAALNRDALAAALADFDPTAPGLAPFPGSLHPVTLVTAEICKALGELGFSIVTGPEIETDYYNFEALNMPPEHPARDMQDTLYITDSVVLRTHTSPLQIRTMLAQKPPVAVIAPGKVYRRDSDLTHTPMFHQIEGLLVDEGVSMADLRGTLTAFVRRIFGPATNVRFRPSFFPFTEPSAEVDISCVLCGGKGSTEAGTCRVCKGTGFVEILGCGMVDPNVFEAVGYDTERYTGFAFGMGVERVTMLKYGIGDLRMFFENDVRFLSQF, encoded by the coding sequence GTGGGAAACGGACCCACGCTCGTAGCCGAGCTTGAGGGCCTGGTCGGGGAATGCGCCGCGCGCCTCGACCAGGCCTTGACGCTTGAGGACCTCGAGGCCATCCGGGTCGCCTTTCTCGGCCGCAAGGGACGCCTGGCCGGGCTCATGGCGCAACTGCCGGCTCTCGACGCCGACGCCCGCCGCGACGCCGGCCGGGTCGCCAACACGGTCAAGCAGTCCCTGACCGGGCTCTACGACGCCCGGCTGGCCGCGCTCAACCGCGACGCCCTTGCCGCCGCCCTGGCCGATTTCGACCCCACCGCCCCGGGGCTGGCCCCGTTTCCCGGCAGCCTCCACCCCGTGACCCTGGTCACGGCGGAAATCTGCAAGGCCCTTGGCGAACTGGGCTTTTCCATCGTCACCGGCCCGGAGATCGAGACCGACTACTACAACTTCGAAGCGCTCAACATGCCGCCCGAGCACCCCGCCCGCGACATGCAGGACACCCTGTACATCACGGACAGCGTGGTGCTGCGCACCCACACCTCGCCGCTGCAGATCCGCACCATGCTGGCCCAGAAACCGCCGGTTGCGGTCATCGCCCCGGGCAAGGTCTACCGCCGCGATTCGGACCTCACCCACACGCCCATGTTCCACCAGATCGAGGGCCTTTTAGTCGACGAGGGCGTGTCCATGGCCGACCTGCGCGGCACGCTGACGGCCTTTGTCCGGCGCATCTTCGGACCGGCCACCAACGTGCGCTTCCGGCCGAGCTTTTTCCCCTTCACCGAGCCCAGCGCCGAGGTGGACATCTCCTGCGTGCTGTGCGGCGGCAAGGGCTCGACCGAGGCCGGCACCTGCCGGGTGTGCAAGGGCACGGGCTTCGTCGAGATCCTCGGCTGCGGCATGGTCGACCCCAACGTTTTCGAGGCCGTGGGCTACGATACCGAGCGCTACACCGGTTTCGCCTTCGGCATGGGCGTCGAGCGCGTGACCATGCTCAAATACGGCATCGGCGACCTGCGCATGTTTTTTGAAAACGACGTGCGGTTTTTAAGCCAGTTTTAA
- the rpmI gene encoding 50S ribosomal protein L35, which produces MPKMKTNRSAAKRFGKTGSGKFTRRRQNLRHILTKKSAKRTRRLGQGTLVDSANVKAVRRLLPYA; this is translated from the coding sequence ATGCCCAAGATGAAGACCAACCGCAGCGCCGCCAAGCGCTTCGGCAAGACCGGTTCCGGCAAGTTCACCCGGCGTCGCCAGAACCTGCGCCATATCCTGACCAAGAAAAGCGCCAAGCGCACCCGCCGCCTGGGCCAGGGCACCCTGGTCGATTCGGCCAACGTCAAGGCCGTGCGCCGCCTGCTGCCCTACGCCTAG
- the thrS gene encoding threonine--tRNA ligase, with translation MQISVDDKILEAQAGEACGLALSRVVSGKRLKNAVACLVDGQPRDLSTPLPEGTRELGLVAADSPAGLSIIRHSAAHIMAEAVKKLFPSAQVTIGPAIENGFYYDFAFERPFTPEDLEAIEAEMRKSIEANVPFSCTAVPKADAKALFASQGEVYKLEIMDENIVGDEVSLYRHGTFTDLCRGPHVPSTGLVKAVKLLSVAGAYWRGDEKRPMLQRIYGAAFASEADLKSYLHHLEEAKKRDHRKLGTQLDLFSFSEEVGAGMPIWHPKGELVRTILEDFERREHLKRGYQLVRGPLILRRELWERSGHYDNYRENMYFTEIDEQSYGIKPMNCLSHMLIYKSRVRSYRDLPQRYFELGVVHRHEKSGVLHGLMRVRQFTQDDAHILCRPDQLLEEISGVIRFVQDVVGLFGFDYEVELSTRPEKSIGSDEDWDRATKALIDAMEALGLPYEINEGDGAFYGPKIDIKLKDALDRRWQCATIQCDFTLPDRFDLVYTDTDGERKRPVMLHRVILGAVERFLGVLIEHTAGALPTWLAPVQARILIVTDAQKEFAEVARDRLAEAGIRVELDDRNEKLGFKVREAQVEKIPYMLVAGDKEKELGGLNVRLRSGENLGVKTLDEVALLITADCQEPFKRGGMRYNFRSQ, from the coding sequence GTGCAAATCTCTGTCGATGACAAAATCCTGGAAGCGCAGGCCGGCGAAGCGTGCGGCCTGGCGCTTTCGCGCGTTGTTTCCGGAAAGCGTCTCAAAAACGCCGTGGCCTGCCTCGTCGACGGGCAGCCCCGCGACCTGTCCACGCCCTTGCCGGAAGGCACCCGCGAACTCGGACTCGTCGCCGCCGACTCCCCCGCCGGCCTGTCCATCATTCGCCACTCCGCCGCCCATATCATGGCCGAGGCCGTCAAAAAACTCTTCCCCTCGGCCCAGGTCACCATCGGCCCGGCCATCGAAAACGGCTTCTACTACGACTTCGCCTTCGAGCGCCCCTTCACCCCGGAAGACCTCGAAGCCATCGAGGCCGAGATGCGCAAAAGCATTGAGGCCAATGTGCCGTTTTCCTGCACCGCCGTGCCCAAGGCCGACGCCAAGGCGCTTTTCGCCTCCCAGGGTGAGGTCTACAAGCTCGAGATCATGGACGAGAACATCGTGGGCGACGAGGTCTCCCTCTATCGCCACGGGACGTTCACCGACCTGTGCCGCGGTCCCCATGTGCCGTCCACGGGCCTGGTCAAGGCGGTCAAGCTGCTGTCCGTGGCCGGCGCCTACTGGCGCGGCGACGAGAAGCGCCCCATGCTCCAGCGCATCTACGGCGCGGCCTTCGCCTCCGAGGCCGACCTCAAGTCGTACCTCCACCATCTGGAGGAGGCCAAGAAGCGCGACCACCGCAAACTCGGCACCCAGCTCGACCTGTTCAGCTTCTCCGAGGAAGTCGGCGCGGGCATGCCCATCTGGCATCCCAAGGGCGAGCTCGTGCGCACCATCCTCGAGGATTTCGAGCGCCGCGAGCACTTAAAGCGCGGCTACCAGCTGGTGCGCGGCCCGCTGATTCTGCGCCGCGAACTCTGGGAGCGCTCGGGGCATTACGACAACTACCGCGAAAACATGTATTTCACCGAGATCGACGAGCAGTCCTACGGCATCAAGCCCATGAACTGCCTGTCGCACATGCTCATCTATAAATCCCGCGTCCGCAGCTACCGTGACCTGCCCCAGCGCTATTTCGAGCTGGGCGTGGTGCACCGCCACGAAAAATCCGGCGTGCTCCACGGCCTCATGCGCGTGCGCCAGTTCACCCAGGACGACGCCCACATCCTGTGCCGGCCCGATCAGCTCCTGGAGGAAATCTCCGGCGTGATCCGGTTCGTCCAGGACGTGGTGGGCCTGTTCGGCTTCGACTACGAAGTGGAGTTGTCCACCCGGCCGGAAAAATCCATCGGCTCGGACGAGGACTGGGATCGCGCCACCAAGGCCCTGATCGACGCCATGGAGGCGCTGGGTCTGCCTTACGAGATAAACGAGGGCGACGGCGCCTTCTACGGCCCCAAAATCGACATCAAGCTCAAGGACGCCCTGGATCGCCGCTGGCAGTGCGCCACGATACAGTGCGACTTTACCTTGCCGGATCGCTTCGATCTCGTCTATACGGACACGGATGGGGAGCGCAAACGGCCGGTCATGCTGCACCGGGTGATTCTCGGCGCGGTGGAGCGGTTCTTGGGCGTACTCATCGAGCATACCGCCGGCGCGCTGCCCACGTGGCTCGCCCCGGTGCAGGCCCGCATCCTCATCGTCACCGACGCCCAGAAGGAGTTCGCCGAGGTCGCCCGGGACCGCCTGGCCGAGGCCGGCATCCGGGTCGAACTCGACGACCGCAACGAAAAGCTGGGTTTCAAGGTCCGTGAGGCCCAGGTGGAAAAGATCCCCTACATGCTGGTGGCGGGGGACAAGGAAAAGGAACTCGGCGGCCTGAACGTCCGGCTGCGCTCCGGGGAGAATCTTGGTGTCAAGACCCTGGACGAAGTGGCGCTTCTGATAACGGCCGATTGCCAGGAACCGTTCAAGCGTGGAGGGATGCGCTATAACTTCCGCTCCCAGTAG
- a CDS encoding nucleotide-binding protein, with protein MYYHVLIEKTEKVEKDGEYRQCSEFDETDLNQIEARIIRPYLLKEEIHFDGYFLAYTDIKRILIKETQRPIEDLLALERSQDTTGLAAFIRREYVFFNEKYTTDITTSVIGKVKASLPKTHQQAEDLRPMNPTEVFIVHGRDELAKTQTARFVENLGFSAIILNEQPNLGKTLIEKIEEYTNVGFAIVLYTPCDIGGLSGVKQKKPRARQNVVFEHGYLISKLGRQKVCALVKGKTEFPSDLNGIAYYTFDEGGAWKSLVAGELYKAGYTVDLKRFLKIQS; from the coding sequence ATGTATTATCACGTGCTGATTGAAAAAACAGAAAAAGTGGAGAAAGATGGAGAATACCGACAATGTTCTGAGTTTGACGAAACAGATTTAAATCAAATTGAAGCCAGGATCATTCGTCCATATTTATTGAAGGAAGAAATTCACTTTGATGGATACTTTTTAGCGTACACTGATATAAAAAGGATTTTAATAAAAGAAACACAACGTCCTATAGAGGACTTGCTTGCACTCGAAAGATCGCAAGATACTACGGGGCTTGCCGCATTTATAAGGCGTGAATACGTTTTTTTTAATGAAAAATACACAACTGACATTACGACATCAGTTATTGGCAAAGTCAAAGCATCACTACCAAAGACACATCAGCAAGCAGAAGATTTACGCCCCATGAATCCTACTGAGGTATTCATCGTTCACGGAAGAGACGAATTGGCTAAAACTCAAACAGCTAGATTTGTTGAAAATCTTGGATTTTCTGCAATTATTTTAAACGAACAACCTAATTTAGGTAAAACGCTTATCGAGAAAATTGAAGAATATACTAACGTAGGATTCGCAATTGTCTTGTATACACCATGCGATATCGGGGGGTTGTCTGGGGTAAAACAAAAGAAACCACGTGCGCGACAGAATGTTGTTTTTGAGCACGGATACTTGATCAGCAAACTGGGACGACAAAAAGTCTGCGCTTTAGTAAAAGGGAAAACTGAATTCCCGAGTGATCTTAACGGAATTGCATATTACACTTTTGATGAAGGCGGGGCTTGGAAGTCCTTAGTGGCAGGCGAACTTTACAAGGCTGGTTATACAGTAGATTTGAAAAGATTCTTAAAAATTCAATCTTAA
- the rplT gene encoding 50S ribosomal protein L20 yields the protein MRVKRGQAAHKRHKKYLAMAKGYVGARSKLYETAREVAERSLVYAFRDRKQRKRQMRKLWIIRINAAARENGLSYSVFMRGLTLAGVDLDRKVLADMAVKEKDSFQKLAELAKAKVM from the coding sequence ATGCGCGTCAAACGCGGACAAGCCGCCCACAAACGGCACAAGAAATATCTGGCCATGGCCAAGGGCTATGTCGGTGCCCGCAGCAAGCTCTACGAAACCGCCCGCGAGGTCGCCGAACGCTCCCTGGTCTACGCGTTTCGCGACCGCAAGCAGCGCAAGCGCCAGATGCGCAAGCTCTGGATCATCCGCATCAACGCCGCCGCCCGCGAGAACGGCCTGTCCTACAGCGTGTTCATGCGCGGCCTGACGCTGGCCGGTGTGGATCTCGACCGCAAGGTCCTGGCCGACATGGCCGTCAAGGAAAAGGACAGCTTCCAGAAGCTGGCGGAGCTGGCCAAAGCCAAGGTGATGTAA
- a CDS encoding ArsR family transcriptional regulator has product MPRGESKFDAVKLRALIKEGKNAQQIMDAFGVKKPQLKTYLAKLIQLDEQFYKIAGMEERAVAGAPKFGKNGIHLSAALLKSYGFNPGESFKFSAPEAGKIVLEKI; this is encoded by the coding sequence ATGCCTCGTGGAGAATCGAAATTCGATGCGGTTAAGCTTCGTGCCCTCATCAAAGAAGGTAAAAATGCCCAGCAGATCATGGACGCTTTTGGGGTAAAGAAACCGCAGCTGAAAACCTACTTGGCCAAGCTGATCCAGCTGGACGAACAGTTCTACAAAATAGCTGGCATGGAGGAGCGCGCTGTCGCTGGTGCTCCGAAGTTCGGGAAGAACGGAATCCATTTGAGCGCAGCCCTGCTGAAGAGCTACGGCTTTAATCCGGGGGAGAGCTTCAAGTTCTCTGCTCCTGAAGCTGGGAAAATCGTTCTGGAAAAAATCTAG